The DNA region AATTTAGCCAATGTCCTTTTTTCACCCCTCTCATCGCCCTGTCTTCGCTGTAACGGCCGCCATATTGCTGGCCGTCCAGCCTGCGTTTTTCAAGCCTTTACAAGCGGCGGAAGCCAGCCGCATCGTGGCTTTGGGCGGGACGGTGACGGAGATCATATATGCACTGGGCGAAGGCGACCGGATCGCCGCTGTCGACAGCACCAGCACCCATCCGGTTGAAGCCGATGACAAGCCAGATGTCGGTTATGTCCGCCAAATTTCGCCTGAAGGCGTACTCTCGCAAAAACCTGATCTGATCGTTGCCGAATCGGGCGCGGGGCCCGCCGACGCCATCGAGATCTTGAAGGCCAGTGGCATCTCCTTCGTATCAATCGCCTCTCCGCCCGATACATCGGCAATCCCCGACAAGATCCGAGCGGTGGGTGCGGCGATCGGGGCCGAGGAAAAAGCAGAGGCATTGGCAACCGAGGTTGCCACCAAACTGAAGGCGCTGGAGGAAAAGGTGGCCACCCAAACAGGGCCGAAGAAGAAGGTCCTCTTCGCTCTGTCACTCGCCAACGGTCGCGTTATGGCAGCGGGAGCCGATAGCTCGGCAGACGCGATGATACGCCTCGCCGGCGGCGAAAACGCAGTCTCGTCCATCTCGGGTTATAAGCCGCTCACGGATGAAGCGGTCATCGCGGCTGCTCCCGACGTGGTGCTGGTGATGAGCGGCGGCGCAATGCATCTCAGCGCCGAACAGGCTTTCGCCCTCCCCGCTTTGGCCGCAAGCCCCGCCGGGCGGACGGGCTCCTTCCTCACCATGGATGGCCTCTTCCTGCTTGGGCTCGGCCCCCGCGCAACCGAGGCGGCAGCAGACCTGAACGCCAAGCTCTACCCCGAAAGTGTAAAGCCGTGAGCCTGCCGGCCGTCTTGAACTGCAGGGGGGGGATGGCGGGTGACCGGTCCTCGCTCGGCCATCTGGTCATCATCGTGCTCGTGCTACTGCTGGCACTGTCGGTCTTTTTCTCGGTGGTGATCGGCCCGACCGGTGTCGGCCTGCCAGACCTGATGGCCTATCTTGGCGGCGAAGCGCAAGCGCTCAACCGCCAGAACCTGATCATCCTCGAAGCGGTCCGCTTGCCGCGAACCGCAATGGGCCTCCTGATCGGCGCGGCGCTCGGGGCCTCCGGCGCCATGATGCAAGGCCTATTCCGCAATCCGCTGGCCGATCCTGGCATTGTCGGCGTCAGCTCCGGTGCTGCACTCGCCGCCGTGCTTGCCATCGTGCTGGGGCCGACGCTCCTTTCACCGCTCGCCGCTCTCTTCGGCAACCTCTTCCTGCCGCTCATGGCCTTCCTCGGCGGCCTCGGCAATACCTTCCTGCTTTATGCCATTGCTACCCGGGATGGTCGCACATCGACCACGGCGCTTGTCCTGTCAGGCATCGCCATCGCCGCACTCACAGGTGCTGCCACCGGGCTCCTGATCTTCATGGCCGACGACAGGGCCCTGCGCGACATCACTTTCTGGTCCCTCGGCTCGCTGAGCGGGGCCAATGGAACCAAGATCCTTTCGATCCTCCCCTTCGTCTCCTTCGTCCTGCTGATCATTCCCTTTGTCGCGCGCGGCCTCGACGCCCTGATCCTTGGCGACGCCGCAGCGTTCCACATGGGGGTTCCCGTACAGCGTCTGAAGCGGCTGACAATCCTGGCAGTCGCCGCAGCCTGTGGCGCAACCGTTGCAGCGGCGGGCTCAATCGGCTTCGTCGGCATCGTGGTGCCACACCTGCTGCGGCTTGCTATCGGCCCCTCGCACCGCTTCCTGCTGCCGGCCTCGGCGCTTGGTGGGGCGGCCCTGCTCCTCTTTGCAGACACCGCCGCCCGCACGATCGCTGCACCCGCAGAACTGCCGATCGGCATCATCACCGCCCTTCTCGGCGCACCCGTTTTCCTCATGCTACTGCTCGGGCGCAACGGCCGTCGGGCGATGGAATCGCTTTGATGATCAAGGCCCGTGACATTTCAGTGGCTCGAGGGCGCCGCCGCCTCCTCGATCAAGTAAGCCTTGACCTTCACCCCGGCTCTTTCACCGTCGTTATCGGCCCGAACGGGGCGGGCAAGTCAACGCTGCTCAAGGTGCTCTCCGGGGAATTCGCCCCTGATCAGGGCGTCGTGACCTACAGGGATCGGCCGATCCGCACATTCAGCGCACTGGAACTGGCCAGAGAACGAGCGGTCCTGCCACAATCCACCACCCTCTCCTTCCCCTTTACGGCGCTGGAGGTCGTCCGCATGGGCGCGATCGCTTGTGGCAGCACCGAGCCTGGCCTTGCTGCGCGACAGGCCCTGACGACAGTTGGCCTGACTGGCTTTGAGGGCCGAGACTATAATGCTCTCTCAGGCGGGGAACAGCAGCGCGTCCAACTGGCGCGCGTCCTTGCTCAGATGCCGAGCCCCGTCTCAAATGGCCACGCTCGGGCAATCTTTCTGGACGAGCCGACGGCGAGCCTCGATATCGGTCACCAGATAGCTGTCCTCGAACTGGCCCGCGAATTCGCCCGCCGAGGTGGCTCGGTGCTCGCCATCCTGCACGACCTCAATCTGGCCGCGGAATTTGCCGACCATCTTGCTGTGCTCGATCAGGGGAAGCTCGTTGCAGAGGGAACCGCTGCCGAAACGCTGACGAATGAGATTGTCGCCAAGGTCTATGGCATTGAGGGCGCGGTCGGACGCGTTCCGCCACCAGGAACGCCATATGTCCTGCCCCAAGCCCGCCTCAGAGCCTGAAGCTGAGCCGACTATCAACGTTGTCCACAGTTATCCACAGGGTAACGCAATCAAATCTGGCCCATAAATCGATACAAAACCGGAACACCACCGACCGCAGGGCGGAACCTTTATCGAACATCTCGGTTTCCAACCGGATTCCGCGTGAAGAAACCGGCGATCGGCATCATTAGCCGAGCAAGATCTTTAACGCCGAAGGAATGAGCCGCAAGAACCACTTCGCCGCCCTTTCCCACACGCAGATGCCGTCGAAGTTGGCGAACATAGCCGGAGCAACCGGGCCTAACAGCTTTCAACGCGGCGATGGCGTCCCCGTCCGACTGCACCGGGTCGACCGCACCGCACTTCTCGATTCTGTCTCTCCAAGCCAAGACCCGGTCAGTCAATCCCGTGAGAAACGAGACCGGCTCAAAATCCCCGGCGACAACGTTCAGTCGGCCTTGAGGCACATTGGTGCGGTAATTCGCGATCAACTGTAGCATGACTTCTTCAGAAACCGCATCCTGAGCCCAAGGCCTATCTTCCTTCAATC from Rhizobium glycinendophyticum includes:
- a CDS encoding heme/hemin ABC transporter substrate-binding protein; this translates as MSFFHPSHRPVFAVTAAILLAVQPAFFKPLQAAEASRIVALGGTVTEIIYALGEGDRIAAVDSTSTHPVEADDKPDVGYVRQISPEGVLSQKPDLIVAESGAGPADAIEILKASGISFVSIASPPDTSAIPDKIRAVGAAIGAEEKAEALATEVATKLKALEEKVATQTGPKKKVLFALSLANGRVMAAGADSSADAMIRLAGGENAVSSISGYKPLTDEAVIAAAPDVVLVMSGGAMHLSAEQAFALPALAASPAGRTGSFLTMDGLFLLGLGPRATEAAADLNAKLYPESVKP
- a CDS encoding FecCD family ABC transporter permease: MSLPAVLNCRGGMAGDRSSLGHLVIIVLVLLLALSVFFSVVIGPTGVGLPDLMAYLGGEAQALNRQNLIILEAVRLPRTAMGLLIGAALGASGAMMQGLFRNPLADPGIVGVSSGAALAAVLAIVLGPTLLSPLAALFGNLFLPLMAFLGGLGNTFLLYAIATRDGRTSTTALVLSGIAIAALTGAATGLLIFMADDRALRDITFWSLGSLSGANGTKILSILPFVSFVLLIIPFVARGLDALILGDAAAFHMGVPVQRLKRLTILAVAAACGATVAAAGSIGFVGIVVPHLLRLAIGPSHRFLLPASALGGAALLLFADTAARTIAAPAELPIGIITALLGAPVFLMLLLGRNGRRAMESL
- a CDS encoding heme ABC transporter ATP-binding protein codes for the protein MARGRRRLLDQVSLDLHPGSFTVVIGPNGAGKSTLLKVLSGEFAPDQGVVTYRDRPIRTFSALELARERAVLPQSTTLSFPFTALEVVRMGAIACGSTEPGLAARQALTTVGLTGFEGRDYNALSGGEQQRVQLARVLAQMPSPVSNGHARAIFLDEPTASLDIGHQIAVLELAREFARRGGSVLAILHDLNLAAEFADHLAVLDQGKLVAEGTAAETLTNEIVAKVYGIEGAVGRVPPPGTPYVLPQARLRA